A window from Kovacikia minuta CCNUW1 encodes these proteins:
- a CDS encoding J domain-containing protein, with protein sequence MNLADCYRLLRLKSGASFDEIKAAYRRLARQYHPDVNPGDQQAKERFIAVTEAYKFLLAAGAGSGNGQTEQTKTTRNSSVEAPPPSAAPKATGVKITRKSDPIQFNPDLSPVEQQLKSSSYQQLQQLLREHRFPRAIALIEGLARRIPQDPEVVQWQAIVYQRWGRHLIQERQLDKARIYLKKALRTDPHNRSLWAEVEKDFRYMEQLF encoded by the coding sequence ATGAACCTTGCAGATTGTTATCGATTATTGAGATTGAAGTCTGGGGCATCTTTTGATGAAATCAAAGCAGCTTATCGGCGTTTGGCGAGACAGTACCATCCGGACGTAAATCCGGGCGACCAGCAGGCGAAAGAAAGATTTATCGCGGTGACTGAAGCGTATAAGTTTCTTTTAGCTGCTGGGGCAGGTTCTGGAAATGGGCAAACAGAGCAAACGAAGACCACCCGGAATTCATCGGTTGAAGCACCTCCTCCCAGCGCCGCACCCAAGGCAACGGGGGTAAAAATAACACGCAAGTCTGACCCGATTCAATTTAATCCTGACCTGTCCCCGGTTGAACAACAGCTTAAGTCAAGCTCCTATCAACAGTTACAGCAGTTGCTCAGGGAACATCGGTTCCCCAGGGCGATTGCCCTGATTGAAGGGTTAGCCCGCCGCATTCCTCAAGATCCTGAGGTGGTGCAGTGGCAGGCGATCGTTTACCAGCGTTGGGGTCGGCACCTGATTCAGGAACGTCAGCTGGATAAAGCCAGGATTTATTTGAAGAAGGCACTCCGTACAGATCCGCATAATCGATCGCTGTGGGCAGAAGTCGAAAAAGATTTTCGGTATATGGAACAACTTTTCTAA
- a CDS encoding ATP-dependent Clp protease proteolytic subunit, with translation MPIGIPSVPYRLPGSPYEQWISIYERLFRERIIFLAEEVDDGIANAIVAYLLYLDSDDSSKPIYLYINSPGGSVTAGMAIYDTIQHIKSEVVTICVGLAASMGAFLLSAGSKGKRLALPHARIMIHQPLGGTRGQATDIQIEAAEILRVRKQLNEIMAKMTEQPLEKIERDTDRDFFMSAQEAKDYGLIDSVIEMAPTS, from the coding sequence ATGCCCATTGGTATTCCCAGTGTTCCCTACCGCCTTCCCGGTAGCCCCTACGAGCAGTGGATTAGCATCTACGAGCGGCTATTTCGGGAGCGCATTATTTTTCTGGCAGAAGAAGTTGATGATGGAATCGCCAATGCGATCGTCGCCTATCTGCTCTATCTCGATTCCGACGACTCCTCAAAGCCGATCTATCTTTACATCAATTCGCCAGGTGGTTCGGTCACAGCGGGAATGGCAATTTATGACACCATTCAACACATTAAGTCAGAGGTGGTAACCATTTGCGTGGGACTGGCTGCGTCAATGGGTGCTTTTTTGTTATCCGCTGGTAGCAAAGGCAAACGGCTTGCCCTGCCCCACGCCCGCATCATGATTCACCAACCCCTGGGGGGAACGCGTGGTCAGGCAACGGATATTCAGATTGAGGCTGCCGAGATCCTGCGAGTGCGCAAACAGCTCAACGAGATCATGGCAAAAATGACCGAGCAACCCCTTGAAAAGATTGAGCGGGACACTGATCGCGACTTCTTCATGTCAGCTCAGGAAGCAAAGGACTACGGCTTAATTGATAGCGTCATTGAGATGGCACCGACCTCTTAG
- a CDS encoding ATP-dependent Clp protease proteolytic subunit, giving the protein MSVDEILRVPYNVPGSPYWQWISIYTRLSQERIIFLNQPVSMGLANSLISAMLYLDSEDQNKPIYLYINSLGDPVSAGMANESVGMMAISATLAIYDTMQHIKSEIVTICLGQAISMAALLLSSGTKGKRASLPHAMIALHHPRIGTQGQATDIQINAEEVLSKRALLLDIFAKNTGQPIERIHKDTDRMFYMTPEEAKEYGLVDHVLSSTKELPTAIAAR; this is encoded by the coding sequence ATGTCTGTTGATGAGATTCTCCGCGTTCCCTACAACGTTCCTGGCAGTCCCTACTGGCAATGGATCAGCATCTATACTCGCCTGAGCCAGGAACGGATCATTTTTCTGAATCAACCCGTCTCAATGGGTTTGGCGAACTCTTTGATTTCAGCCATGCTGTATTTAGACTCGGAAGATCAGAACAAGCCAATTTACCTGTACATCAATTCGCTTGGCGATCCAGTCTCTGCTGGCATGGCGAACGAATCCGTTGGCATGATGGCAATTTCAGCCACACTGGCAATTTACGATACGATGCAGCACATCAAATCAGAAATTGTCACAATCTGTTTGGGGCAAGCCATTAGTATGGCTGCACTGTTGCTCTCATCGGGAACCAAAGGCAAGCGAGCCAGTCTCCCGCACGCAATGATTGCGCTCCATCATCCCCGAATTGGCACTCAAGGGCAAGCAACGGATATTCAAATCAATGCTGAAGAAGTCCTTTCTAAACGAGCTTTGCTACTTGATATCTTTGCTAAAAATACCGGACAACCGATCGAAAGAATCCATAAAGATACTGATCGGATGTTCTATATGACCCCAGAGGAAGCAAAAGAATACGGACTTGTGGATCATGTTCTGTCCAGTACAAAGGAATTGCCAACCGCGATCGCGGCTAGGTGA
- a CDS encoding ATP-dependent Clp protease proteolytic subunit: protein MSSSIKAVQSPYYGGDSFYRTPPPDLPSLLLKERIIYLGLPLVSSDDFKRQLGVDVTKLIIAQLLYLQFADPEKPIFFYINSTGTSWYTGDAIGQDTEAFAICDTINYIKPPVHTICLGQAMGTAAMILSAGTKGFRASLPHATIVLNQPRVGMGRSQATDIQIRAKEVLENKAAMLDILSRNTGQLAEKIAKDTDRMFYLTPDQAKEYGLIDRVLESTKDLPKPIPAIA from the coding sequence ATGAGTTCATCGATTAAAGCTGTTCAATCTCCTTACTATGGTGGAGATTCCTTCTACCGAACCCCACCCCCCGACCTTCCTTCCCTATTGTTGAAGGAACGGATCATTTATTTGGGATTGCCCCTCGTTTCCTCGGATGATTTTAAGCGCCAGCTTGGGGTCGATGTCACGAAGCTGATTATTGCCCAACTCCTGTATTTGCAGTTTGCCGACCCAGAAAAACCCATCTTTTTCTATATCAACTCCACAGGAACTTCCTGGTATACCGGAGATGCGATCGGTCAAGATACGGAAGCCTTCGCCATTTGCGACACGATTAACTACATCAAACCTCCGGTCCATACGATCTGCCTGGGTCAGGCAATGGGCACTGCTGCCATGATCCTTTCTGCGGGCACAAAAGGCTTTCGAGCCAGCCTGCCCCATGCAACGATCGTTCTTAATCAACCGCGTGTTGGCATGGGTCGCAGTCAGGCGACGGATATTCAGATTCGAGCCAAAGAGGTGCTGGAAAATAAAGCCGCAATGCTCGATATTCTTTCCAGAAATACCGGACAACTGGCCGAAAAAATTGCCAAAGATACCGATCGCATGTTCTATCTCACGCCAGATCAAGCCAAGGAATATGGGCTGATCGATCGTGTCCTCGAAAGCACCAAAGATCTACCCAAACCCATTCCAGCCATTGCTTAG
- a CDS encoding vWA domain-containing protein, protein MKVGLQPALSDANVDAAQPTSQRQLAISISAIAEEMSRNVPLNLCLILDHSGSMGGRALETVKQAAQRIVDRLSPDDRLSIVAFDHKAKVLVPNQMIDNPASVKLQINQIKAGGGTAIDEGLRLGIEELAKAKKDTISQAFLLTDGENEHGDNDRCLKLSKLAADYNLTVNTLGFGDAWNQDVLETIADAGGGSLSFIQNPEQAVDEFARLFTRIQSVGLTNAYLLLTLMPHIRLAEMKPLAQVSPDTIELSVMQEAGHYVVRLGDLMVDSARVVLANLYLNSLPVGLQSVAQVQVRYDDPAYAREGLLTEKIPVSANFMSPYQPAPDPQVQQHILALAKYRQTQIAETKLQQGDRTGAATMLQMAAKTALQMGDQGAATVLQQNATRLQTGENLSEADRKKTRIVSKTTLT, encoded by the coding sequence ATGAAAGTCGGTTTGCAACCTGCCCTCAGTGATGCCAATGTTGATGCAGCTCAGCCCACCAGTCAACGGCAACTCGCCATTTCAATCTCCGCGATCGCAGAGGAGATGAGCCGAAATGTGCCGCTCAACCTGTGCCTGATTCTGGATCACAGTGGCTCGATGGGGGGACGTGCTCTGGAAACCGTGAAGCAGGCAGCCCAACGGATTGTGGATCGGCTCTCACCGGACGATCGCCTGTCAATTGTGGCGTTTGACCATAAGGCAAAGGTGCTGGTGCCCAATCAGATGATCGACAATCCTGCCAGTGTCAAGTTGCAAATCAATCAAATCAAAGCGGGGGGCGGAACGGCGATCGACGAAGGGTTACGGCTGGGAATTGAGGAACTGGCAAAGGCAAAGAAAGATACGATCTCCCAGGCATTTCTGTTAACCGATGGCGAAAATGAACACGGCGACAACGATCGCTGTTTGAAGCTGTCTAAGCTGGCGGCAGACTATAACCTGACTGTGAATACCCTCGGTTTTGGGGATGCCTGGAACCAGGACGTTTTGGAAACAATTGCCGATGCAGGTGGGGGCAGCCTTTCCTTTATTCAAAATCCAGAACAAGCCGTAGACGAGTTTGCCCGCCTGTTTACCCGGATTCAATCCGTCGGGTTGACCAATGCCTACCTGTTGTTAACCCTGATGCCCCATATTCGACTGGCGGAAATGAAACCACTGGCGCAGGTTTCGCCAGATACGATCGAACTTTCCGTGATGCAGGAAGCTGGACATTATGTTGTGCGCCTGGGGGATTTGATGGTGGATAGCGCCAGAGTTGTCCTGGCGAATCTATACCTGAATAGTTTGCCCGTCGGTCTTCAATCGGTTGCCCAAGTGCAGGTTCGCTACGATGACCCTGCCTACGCCAGGGAAGGATTACTAACAGAAAAAATTCCGGTTTCCGCCAATTTTATGTCTCCCTACCAGCCTGCCCCCGATCCCCAGGTGCAGCAACACATCCTGGCATTGGCAAAATACCGCCAAACCCAGATTGCCGAAACAAAACTCCAACAGGGCGATCGCACGGGTGCCGCCACAATGCTGCAAATGGCAGCTAAAACTGCACTCCAGATGGGCGACCAGGGTGCTGCTACCGTATTGCAACAAAACGCGACCCGATTGCAAACAGGGGAGAATTTGTCGGAAGCCGATCGCAAGAAAACCCGCATTGTCTCGAAAACGACACTGACTTGA
- a CDS encoding PIN/TRAM domain-containing protein: MLDAIIIISFILAGAGIGFHGIEELPSSALQQVTNEVGLRWVSAGFGALIGLAVGLVVQTSYRRLERQFRTMPADILLSRAVGLVIGLLVANLLLAPIFLLPIPTEFSFIKPLAAIVGSVMFAFSGITLADVHGRALLRLINPHTVETLLLAEGTLKPVSAKVLDTSCIIDGRIENLVNTGFLEGQILVPQFVLAELQQVADASNDQKRVRGRRGLDILNRMKEAYPDRILIHPADYDDVPTVDAKLVRLAQEINGTLLTNDFNLNKVASLQKVPVLNINDLTQAVRPSYLPGDSIDLKILKEGKEPAQGVGYLDDGTMVVVEDGRSYVGGELQVVVTSALQTSAGRMIFARPKASSAMA, from the coding sequence ATGCTTGACGCAATCATTATCATTTCATTTATCCTAGCAGGGGCGGGGATTGGTTTTCATGGCATTGAAGAGCTACCCAGCAGCGCTTTACAGCAGGTCACTAACGAGGTTGGTCTGCGCTGGGTGAGTGCGGGTTTCGGTGCGCTCATCGGATTGGCTGTAGGGTTAGTGGTTCAAACCAGCTATCGGCGTTTAGAGCGGCAATTCCGCACCATGCCAGCTGATATCCTGCTAAGCCGTGCTGTGGGTTTAGTCATTGGCTTACTGGTGGCAAACTTGCTCCTGGCTCCAATCTTCCTGCTGCCAATTCCAACGGAATTCTCTTTCATTAAGCCCCTGGCGGCGATCGTGGGTAGTGTCATGTTTGCCTTCTCTGGAATTACTCTGGCAGATGTGCATGGACGGGCGTTATTGCGCCTGATCAATCCCCATACCGTTGAAACCTTACTGCTGGCAGAAGGTACGCTTAAACCTGTATCCGCTAAAGTTCTAGATACCAGTTGCATTATTGATGGACGAATCGAAAATCTAGTCAATACGGGGTTCCTGGAAGGACAGATCCTGGTGCCGCAGTTTGTGTTAGCGGAGTTGCAGCAGGTGGCAGATGCCTCCAACGATCAAAAACGTGTCCGAGGACGGCGAGGATTGGACATCCTCAATCGGATGAAGGAAGCCTATCCCGATCGTATCCTGATCCATCCCGCTGACTATGACGATGTGCCTACTGTCGATGCCAAATTGGTGCGGCTGGCTCAGGAAATCAATGGTACATTGCTCACCAATGACTTCAACCTGAATAAGGTTGCCAGTCTCCAGAAGGTGCCTGTTCTAAATATTAATGACCTGACTCAGGCAGTCCGACCCAGTTACCTCCCTGGTGACAGTATCGATCTCAAAATCCTCAAGGAAGGGAAAGAACCCGCTCAGGGGGTTGGCTACCTGGATGACGGTACGATGGTCGTCGTGGAGGATGGTCGCAGCTACGTAGGCGGTGAGTTGCAGGTAGTGGTAACCAGTGCCCTACAAACCTCAGCAGGACGGATGATTTTCGCTCGACCGAAGGCATCCTCGGCAATGGCGTAG
- the hemW gene encoding radical SAM family heme chaperone HemW: MGEGSQESGVRSQESGGETSDVRDRINGSNSGTIAHYIDVLCQEICLTPARGTSLKTVFFGGGTPSLLAVEQLERILEILDQQFGIAIGAEISMEIDPGTFDQLQLEGYRKAGVNRVSLGVQAFQPELLQACGRSHTVPEVYQAIEQIHQAGFENFSLDLISGLPHQTLEHWQESLEKAIALVPTHLSCYDLTVEAGTPFSRQFKPGLAPLPSDEITADMYRMAQQTLTAAGYDHYEISNYARPGYQCQHNRVYWENRPFYGFGMGATSYLGGDRVSRPRKTQEYYGWVEERQKAEGRRQRAEEDAGTRGRGDAENLIQNSKLKTQNSKLKTQNSPPSPDLLLDTLMLGLRLAEGLNLAPLQAQFGEEIVKQILVCLQPYIQKGWVEITSDSGFGGLSPEAFPDKGQLRLTDPEGFLFSNVILVSLFDELG, translated from the coding sequence GTGGGGGAGGGGAGTCAGGAGTCAGGAGTCAGGAGTCAGGAGTCAGGAGGGGAGACTTCTGATGTGAGGGATCGCATCAACGGCAGTAATTCGGGAACGATCGCCCATTATATTGATGTTCTTTGCCAGGAAATTTGTCTGACTCCTGCAAGGGGAACGTCCCTTAAAACAGTTTTCTTTGGAGGTGGCACCCCTTCATTGCTGGCAGTAGAGCAATTGGAGCGAATCTTGGAGATACTGGATCAGCAATTTGGGATTGCGATCGGTGCAGAGATTTCGATGGAAATTGACCCGGGCACATTTGACCAGCTGCAACTTGAGGGTTATCGCAAGGCAGGGGTGAACCGGGTGAGTTTGGGTGTTCAGGCATTTCAGCCAGAACTGTTGCAAGCCTGTGGGCGATCGCATACTGTCCCAGAAGTGTATCAGGCGATCGAGCAAATTCATCAGGCTGGCTTTGAGAACTTTAGTCTGGATCTGATCTCTGGTTTACCCCATCAAACCCTGGAACATTGGCAGGAATCCCTGGAAAAGGCGATTGCCCTTGTTCCCACCCATCTCTCCTGTTATGACCTGACCGTTGAAGCCGGAACTCCCTTTAGTCGTCAGTTTAAGCCGGGGTTAGCGCCCCTACCCTCAGACGAAATAACAGCGGATATGTACCGTATGGCCCAGCAAACGCTGACCGCCGCAGGATACGACCATTACGAAATTTCCAACTATGCCAGACCGGGCTATCAGTGTCAGCATAATCGGGTCTACTGGGAAAACCGCCCGTTCTACGGATTTGGTATGGGGGCAACCAGTTATTTGGGGGGCGATCGGGTTTCCCGTCCACGAAAGACACAGGAGTACTATGGATGGGTGGAGGAAAGGCAGAAGGCAGAAGGCAGGAGGCAGAGGGCAGAAGAGGACGCGGGGACGCGGGGACGCGGGGACGCGGAGAATTTAATTCAAAATTCAAAACTTAAAACTCAAAACTCAAAACTTAAAACTCAAAACTCTCCCCCATCCCCCGATCTTCTACTAGACACACTTATGCTGGGGTTGCGGCTCGCTGAAGGATTGAATTTAGCACCATTGCAGGCACAGTTTGGGGAAGAGATAGTGAAACAGATTTTGGTGTGCTTGCAGCCTTATATCCAGAAAGGATGGGTCGAAATCACTTCAGATTCGGGTTTTGGCGGATTGAGTCCAGAAGCTTTTCCAGACAAAGGACAATTGAGGTTGACTGACCCAGAAGGGTTTTTGTTTTCAAATGTCATCCTGGTTTCCCTATTCGACGAGTTGGGCTAG
- a CDS encoding cyclic nucleotide-binding domain-containing protein encodes MNWLISKIQEIFSELSSFFATPMFEIGNKQYSLSLLVTLLLVIFAVFWASRFMSNWLKRGVLIRIGLDRGTREVAAALIQYLLTVLGLIIVLQTAGVNLSSLTLFAGVLGIGIGFGLQNLASNFISGLTLLVEQPIRVGDFIEVDNLLGTVENISIRSTTVRTQDGVFVIVPNIRFVENNVVNWSYRDPRCRLHIPVGIAYGSDTLLVSEALLKAARQDSKVLNDPSPRVWFRGFGDSALNFELLVWINQPAESEPIKSNLYFAIERELGLRGIEVPFPQRDLHIRNLGEIKPLLQQNGSIESGNGKASPPELPLPEPKRSIPIASNNMTLRDLLRRISYFQDCTEVELLQLIEYGYRQLFPADQIVCEEGTPGEAFYIILRGSVEIFSKRVEQYIATLNEGEFFGEMSLLMGIPRSATVRTLEDSVLFVIERNDLKRLLQEHQGLADQIAQKLMERQQTLLQMGILTGFSEETPLIRIRKRLQTLFGI; translated from the coding sequence ATGAACTGGCTTATCAGCAAAATTCAGGAAATTTTCTCAGAGTTATCTAGCTTCTTTGCCACTCCCATGTTTGAGATTGGCAATAAGCAGTACTCCCTCAGCCTACTTGTGACGCTGCTTCTGGTGATCTTTGCGGTCTTCTGGGCTTCCCGGTTTATGAGCAATTGGCTGAAACGGGGAGTGCTGATTCGGATTGGCCTCGATCGTGGTACCCGTGAAGTTGCCGCAGCCCTGATTCAATACCTGCTCACGGTTTTGGGGTTGATCATCGTTCTCCAAACGGCGGGCGTTAACTTAAGCTCACTAACCCTGTTTGCAGGCGTCCTGGGGATTGGGATCGGGTTTGGGCTACAAAATCTAGCCAGCAATTTTATCAGCGGTTTGACCTTGCTGGTCGAGCAACCGATTCGAGTCGGGGACTTTATTGAAGTGGACAACCTGCTGGGTACAGTTGAAAACATTTCGATTCGCTCAACCACCGTTCGCACCCAGGACGGTGTGTTTGTGATCGTACCCAACATCCGGTTTGTGGAAAATAACGTGGTCAACTGGAGTTACCGCGATCCCCGCTGTCGGCTTCACATTCCCGTTGGAATTGCCTACGGCAGCGATACGCTACTGGTTTCTGAAGCGTTGTTAAAAGCAGCACGGCAAGATTCTAAGGTTCTAAATGACCCATCCCCCCGTGTCTGGTTCCGGGGATTTGGAGACAGTGCCTTGAACTTTGAACTGCTGGTGTGGATTAATCAACCTGCCGAAAGTGAACCCATCAAAAGTAACTTATACTTTGCAATTGAGCGCGAGCTAGGGCTGAGAGGGATTGAAGTGCCCTTTCCGCAAAGAGATTTGCATATTCGCAATCTGGGTGAAATTAAACCTTTACTTCAGCAAAACGGCAGCATTGAGTCAGGGAATGGCAAAGCTTCTCCACCAGAACTGCCCTTGCCAGAACCCAAGCGATCGATTCCCATTGCTTCCAATAATATGACCCTGCGCGATTTATTGCGCCGGATTTCATACTTTCAGGATTGTACCGAAGTCGAACTGTTGCAATTGATCGAGTACGGGTATCGCCAATTATTTCCAGCAGACCAGATCGTGTGTGAGGAAGGCACCCCTGGAGAAGCGTTTTACATTATTCTCAGAGGCTCAGTAGAAATCTTCTCGAAACGGGTTGAGCAGTACATTGCCACCCTCAATGAAGGGGAGTTTTTTGGGGAAATGTCCTTACTGATGGGGATTCCACGATCGGCAACGGTCAGAACCTTGGAAGACAGCGTTTTATTTGTGATTGAGCGCAACGACCTCAAACGCCTGCTGCAAGAACATCAGGGATTAGCCGACCAAATTGCCCAAAAACTCATGGAACGCCAACAAACCCTGCTGCAAATGGGAATTTTGACCGGATTTTCTGAGGAAACTCCCCTCATTCGAATTCGCAAAAGGTTGCAAACGCTGTTTGGAATTTAG
- a CDS encoding biliverdin-producing heme oxygenase, which produces MSSNLATKLREGTKKSHTMAENTGFVACFLKGTVEKTSYRTLVSNLYFVYSAMEEEMEKHKHHPIVSKIYFPELNRKESLEKDLTYYYGSNWRNEVAPSAAATEYVDRIREVSNTAPELLVAHSYTRYLGDLSGGQILKKIAQTGMNLTDGQGTAFYEFKTISDEKAFKNTYRQAMNDLPVDEVTADRIVDEANDAFGLNMKMFKELEGSLIRAIGQMLFNSLTRRRNRGATELATAD; this is translated from the coding sequence ATGAGCAGTAATTTAGCGACCAAGCTGCGCGAAGGGACCAAAAAATCCCACACGATGGCTGAAAACACTGGTTTTGTAGCGTGTTTTTTGAAAGGAACGGTTGAGAAAACCTCCTACCGAACTCTGGTATCGAATCTGTATTTTGTTTACAGTGCGATGGAAGAGGAGATGGAGAAGCACAAGCATCATCCCATCGTTTCCAAAATTTATTTTCCTGAACTGAACCGCAAAGAGTCTTTAGAAAAAGATTTGACCTACTATTACGGTTCCAACTGGCGGAATGAGGTGGCTCCTTCGGCGGCAGCGACCGAGTATGTCGATCGCATCCGGGAAGTTTCCAATACTGCCCCTGAACTGCTGGTTGCCCATTCCTATACCCGCTATCTGGGTGACCTATCGGGTGGTCAAATTTTGAAGAAGATTGCCCAAACCGGGATGAATCTGACCGATGGTCAAGGAACCGCTTTCTACGAATTCAAAACCATTTCGGATGAGAAGGCGTTCAAGAATACCTATCGTCAGGCAATGAACGATTTGCCCGTAGATGAGGTAACAGCGGATCGGATCGTAGATGAAGCAAACGATGCCTTCGGATTGAACATGAAGATGTTTAAGGAACTGGAAGGTAGTCTGATTCGGGCGATCGGTCAAATGCTGTTTAACTCTCTCACTCGCCGTCGCAACCGTGGTGCAACCGAACTGGCAACAGCCGACTAG
- the ndhM gene encoding NAD(P)H-quinone oxidoreductase subunit M, which yields MLLKSTTRHIHIFTAVVENNELVPSDNVLTLDVDPDNEFNWSEDAIQRVYRKFDELVEGYGGAELTEYNLRRIGSDLEHFVRSLLQKGEISYNLNCRVLNYSMGLPRIEAEMPS from the coding sequence ATGTTGCTAAAGTCCACCACTCGCCACATTCATATTTTTACTGCTGTGGTCGAAAATAATGAACTCGTTCCCAGTGATAATGTGTTAACTCTCGATGTTGACCCGGATAATGAGTTCAACTGGAGTGAAGATGCTATTCAGCGGGTTTATCGCAAATTTGATGAACTGGTGGAAGGTTACGGCGGAGCAGAGTTGACTGAATATAATCTCCGTCGGATTGGTTCAGATTTAGAACATTTTGTGCGATCGCTCCTACAAAAAGGTGAAATTTCCTATAACCTCAATTGTCGGGTTCTCAACTACAGCATGGGGTTACCCCGCATTGAGGCTGAGATGCCCAGTTAG
- the coaE gene encoding dephospho-CoA kinase (Dephospho-CoA kinase (CoaE) performs the final step in coenzyme A biosynthesis.), producing the protein MDARSNQAQKFQRIIGLTGGIGMGKTAISEYLTTAHRLPVLDADVYAREAVEPGSPILEAIVERYGSGILLPDGSLNRQRLGDIVFRSPSERLWLEQQIHPYVRDRLMAAIHTPPLNDPQRTPIVVMVIPLLFEARMTDLVTETWVVCCSPEQQLDRLMRRDRLSLKQAHIRIRSQMEIQKKADRADVVLDNSSTLEYLFKQVDLELAQQPKRLTVPHA; encoded by the coding sequence ATGGACGCTCGTAGCAATCAAGCTCAGAAGTTTCAGCGCATTATTGGCTTAACAGGTGGGATTGGGATGGGCAAAACAGCGATTTCGGAATACCTGACGACTGCTCATCGCCTGCCCGTTCTGGATGCGGACGTTTATGCCAGAGAAGCGGTTGAACCGGGTTCACCCATTTTGGAGGCAATTGTCGAGCGGTATGGGTCGGGCATTCTCCTACCGGATGGAAGCCTGAACCGTCAACGTTTAGGCGATATTGTTTTCCGTAGCCCTTCAGAGCGCTTATGGCTAGAACAGCAAATTCATCCCTATGTGCGCGATCGCTTGATGGCGGCTATTCACACCCCACCCCTCAACGATCCCCAACGCACCCCCATTGTAGTCATGGTAATTCCGCTCCTATTTGAAGCTCGCATGACGGATCTGGTGACAGAAACCTGGGTTGTGTGCTGTTCTCCAGAACAACAGTTGGATCGCTTGATGCGGCGCGATCGCCTGAGCCTCAAACAAGCTCACATCAGAATCAGGAGCCAGATGGAAATTCAGAAGAAAGCGGATCGGGCGGATGTTGTCCTCGACAACTCCTCAACCCTGGAATATCTCTTCAAACAAGTCGATCTTGAACTAGCACAGCAACCCAAAAGGCTTACCGTGCCACACGCCTAA